From the genome of Hymenobacter cellulosilyticus, one region includes:
- a CDS encoding gluconate 2-dehydrogenase subunit 3 family protein, with protein sequence MNRRDALTRVALIMGGTLIGGDYFLSSCSSPAEEKDTKATTAAKKEKPFLSQDQVAYLNEVGETILPTTKTPGAKAADVGSFMAVMVKDCYKPDDQQIFLEGITKLEQASKQKNGKGFLESTPEQRTVLLTALDAEQKNYSKTKTLEAPNHYFRMLKELTLLGYFTSEVGSTKALRYLPVPGKYDGCVPYKKGDRAWATT encoded by the coding sequence ATGAACAGAAGAGACGCCCTCACCCGGGTAGCCCTCATCATGGGCGGCACCCTTATCGGCGGTGACTATTTTTTGAGCAGCTGCTCCTCGCCTGCCGAAGAAAAGGATACCAAAGCCACCACGGCCGCGAAAAAGGAAAAGCCCTTTCTGAGCCAGGACCAGGTAGCATACCTCAACGAAGTAGGCGAAACTATCCTGCCCACCACCAAAACGCCTGGGGCCAAAGCCGCCGACGTGGGCTCGTTCATGGCCGTCATGGTCAAGGACTGCTACAAGCCCGACGACCAGCAAATTTTCTTGGAGGGCATTACCAAACTAGAACAAGCCAGCAAGCAGAAAAATGGCAAAGGCTTCCTGGAAAGTACTCCGGAGCAGCGCACGGTCCTGCTCACGGCCCTGGACGCCGAGCAGAAAAACTACAGCAAAACCAAGACCCTAGAGGCGCCCAACCACTACTTCCGCATGCTCAAGGAGCTGACCTTGCTAGGCTACTTCACCTCCGAAGTGGGCAGCACCAAGGCCTTGCGCTACCTGCCCGTGCCCGGCAAATACGACGGCTGCGTGCCCTACAAAAAAGGCGACCGGGCCTGGGCTACAACCTAA